A window from Staphylococcus succinus encodes these proteins:
- a CDS encoding transcriptional regulator, SarA/Rot family, translated as MESKVSYFITSERALSQLKHWLKSIHSLSIEEFVVLYKVYDAQKISGKELRDTLHFEMLWDTSKIDVIIRKIYKKELISKVRSETDERQVFYYFNTVQIKLLDEIISEIENIKIAQ; from the coding sequence ATGGAAAGTAAAGTATCATATTTTATTACATCAGAGAGAGCTTTGAGTCAATTGAAGCATTGGCTTAAATCAATACATAGTTTATCTATAGAAGAGTTCGTAGTCTTGTATAAAGTTTATGATGCTCAAAAAATTAGTGGAAAAGAATTACGAGATACCTTACATTTCGAGATGTTATGGGACACAAGTAAAATTGATGTGATTATTAGAAAAATATATAAGAAAGAGTTGATATCAAAAGTGCGTTCAGAAACTGATGAACGTCAAGTATTTTACTATTTCAATACAGTTCAAATCAAATTACTAGATGAGATTATAAGTGAAATAGAAAATATTAAAATCGCTCAATAG